Within the Natranaeroarchaeum sulfidigenes genome, the region AACCTGCTGACGATGACCAGCCAGGATTCGGCGTGCTGGTCACGCTTGTCGGGGTTGTAGCCGTGCTGATAGTGGGTCATCGCAGGACCTGATCAGCTCACTAGATCCCACAGTAGGACTCCCGTCCTTCGGACTGTTGATGCTGGATCCACGCCAGCAATCATATTCAGACGGTCAACAGCCACATTGTTCATAGACCGCAAGTTAAGTTGCTTCCAGTTCTACAGCGGGATATGTGGCCCTGGGGACATCTCGCGGTTGGGTACCTCCTGTATACGCTCTACACGCGCACTCGATACGGACACCGACCACTGGCTGTTGCGACGATATTCCTCGTCGTCGGCACACAGTTTCCCGACCTGATTGACAAGCCGCTGTCGTGGACGTTTGGGATCCTCCCAACTGGGCGAACTCTCGCCCACTCTTTTCTGTTTGCCGTTCCGGTCAGCCTCGCGGTCTACGAGACCTGTCGGCGTCACCACCGGCTCCAAGCGGAGTGGGGCATCGCGTTCGCGATTGGAAACCTCTCGCACGTGATTGTCGACGCCGTACCCGCGTTCCTGTGGGGCGACCCAGCCGAGGCACGTTTTCTGTTGTGGCCCCTGCTTTCTGTCCCTGGTTACGAGGAGGGGGAGACTCCATCGGTCATCGACGCATTCCTCACGCTGGATCTGTCGAACTACTTGCTGTTCGAGTTCGGCCTGTTCGGGATCACCATCATTGTCTGGTGGTTTGATGGCCGTCCGGGCCTGTCCTACTCCCGCAGCAAACTCCGGAGCTTTGTCTCTGGAACGTCCGCAAGCAGCAGCTAGTTCGTCCGATCGTGCAGTACTGACTCTCCGGGCATCGTTGCCGTCTCGACACCCAGCTTTACGCCAGCGTTCAGGCTCGTGTTGATCCCCGTTTTCGTTCGGTCACCGACGACGACGCCGAGTTTGCGCCGGCCAGTGTCGATCTGTTCGCCTTTCACCAGCATCCGGACAGCGCTATCGTCGTGGCGGAGGTTCGCAACCTTCGTTCCAGCGCCGAAGTTGACGTCCTGCCCGAGCACCGAGTCGCCAATATACGAGAGATGGCCCGCTGCGGTGCCAGCCATCAGGACGGAGTTTTTCACCTCGACGGCGTTGCCAACCCGGACGTCCTCGCCGATCACCGTGGAGCCGCGAACGTAGGCGTTCGGTCCAACATCAGCCCCCGAGCGGATCACTACGGGGCCTTCGACGTATGCACCCGAGCGAATCCGCGCGCCGGATTCGACGACGACCTCGCCCTGCAGGGTCGCGCCGTCCTCGACGGTCCCGTCAATTCGACCGTCCAGCCCGTCCAGCACAGCCTCGTTGGCATTCAGCAGCTCCCACGGGCGTCCGACATCGAGCCACGGACCGTCGTATTCGACGGCCGTGACCGACTGGTCATCGGCCATCAATAACTCGATCGCTTCGGTGATCTCGTACTCCCCACGCGGGCTCTTTTCTGTCTGATCAATATACTCGAAGATCGACGGCTCGAACGCGTAGATGCCTGTGTTGATTAGATTCGATGGCGGATCGTCCGGCTTCTCGACGAGGCTCGTCACTTCGCCACCTTCGATCTCGACCACGCCGTAGGAACTCGGATTTGCAACTGGCTGGACGGCGACCGTCGCACCATCGTCCGCGGCAAGCTGTCGGGGCAGTGTCTCGTTGATGACGACGTCGCCGTTGATCACGAGGAATCGATCACTGACTGCCTCCCGTGCACAGCCGATCGCGTGGGCGGTCCCGAGCGCCTCTTCCTGTGTGACGTACTCGATCGGGATCCCCGCGTACTCCGCTCCCAGCCGGTCCTTGACCGTCTCACCCATGTAGCCGACGACGACAACGAACCGATCGACGACATCCACACACCGAGCCATTGTCTGCTCGATGAGGGTCGATTCGCCCAGTGGCAACAACGGTTTCGGGCACCCACGCGTAAGCGGGCGCATCCGGGTCCCCTCGCCTGCAGCGATAATGACAGCGTCCATACGCGTTTCAGGTAGGCTGAGTCGTATAAACTCCCGGATCCTGCGTAGTCTTCCATGGCATCATCTGCGTATGAGACCTCGGTGGCCGAAAGGCGAACGACTGTTAGGGATCGACACGTCAGATGACATATGTTCGGCACAAGTGGCGTTCGCGGGGAGTTCGGAACGGACGTGACGGTCGATCTGGCGGTAGCTATCGGACGCGCACTCGTCGCGGATGGCGCAGAACGGATCGTCGTCGGTCGGGATCCGCGAACGACGGGTCCGCTCCTCGCCGACGCGCTGTCGGCTGGCGTCCGCGAGTCCGGTGGGAATGTCACTGACTGTGGGATGGTCGCCACCCCAACCCTTGCGCGGGCGGTGGCCTGGCGTGACGCCGATGCGGGCGTGATGATCACCGCCTCGCATAACCCGCCCACGGATAACGGGATCAAACTCTGGACGCCCTCGGGCATGGCCTTCGACGAGGAACGACGGGAGCGTATTGAGGCGCTCGTCGAGGCCGACGGGTACGATCCCGCGGACTGGGATGCCGTAGGGGAAGTGAGCGAGTGGGACGGCGCGACGGTTCGCCATCACGAAGCCATCGTCGATGCGGTCGCCCCGATCGAGGACCTCTCGGTCGTCGTGGACGTCGGCAACGGTGCAGGCGGCGTCACGGCGGGCGTCCTCCGCGAGCTAGACTGCTCGGTCGAGACACTCAACGGCGAGCCGGACGGCCACTTCCCCAGTCGGCCGAGCGAACCCACGGAGGCGGCCTGCGAGACGCTGCAGGCACACGTCGCCGCAACCGACGCCGAGCTGGGGATCGCCCACGATGGCGACGCCGATCGGATGATGGCGGTTGACGAGACCGGCCAGTTCATCGTTGGTGACGCCCTCCTTGCCCTGTTCGGTCGCCGGGCGGCAGGCGAGGGCGACGTCGTGGCTGCCCCGCTGAACACCAGCCTCGCGGTAGACGACACGCTCGCCGAGGTCGGTGCGTCGCTCACGCGCACACGCGTAGGTGACGTGTTCGTCGCAGAGCGAGCCCGCGAGGACGACGTGGTGTTCGGCGGGGAGCCAAGCGGTGCCTGGATCTGGCCCGACGAAACGCTGGCTCCGGATGGTCCGCTCGCCGCAGCGAAGCTCGCCACCCTGGTCGACCGGGAGGGGCCCCTGTCGGCGCTGGTCGAGGAGCTTCCGAACTACCCGCTTCGCCGGGAGAGCATCGCAGTCGACGCCAAACGCGAGATCATGAAACGGGTCGCCGCGCGTGCACAGGAGGAGTACGAGTCCGTCGAAACGCTCGACGGCGTCCGGGTCGAGCGCGAGGATGGCTGGTTTCTCGTGCGCGCCAGTGGGACCCAGCCGCTGGTTCGGGTGACTGCGGAGGGTCGAACTGAGGCCACGACGACGGAGCTGTACGAGGAAGCGCGAGCGCTGGTCGAGGACGCAATTAAGGAGTAGCGACTCCAGGACTCCGGAGCAGAGGGGAACGGTATCACTTGACTGTGTCGAATATCAACAGCCGAGATGCTGTTTGGAATAGGCTGTGGCCCCCCGGCAACACAGGAAACGCCTATCTGTGAGACGAGCGTCTCACACAATAATGAGTACTGACACTAATGACGCCATGACAGAATCGTAGGGCGGTTTTCGACCGCAACTGATGGCCGAATCACTCAGCGTAGACACGCAGCGTCAGGTATTCCTCGACCTCAGAGTGGACATCGATGACCCACTCATCCGACATGGATGTGGCCTGTCGGGTCGAGACGCCGGAGAGAATAGAGAGAAGTGTTTCTGCGACGCTTTCCGGGTCACACTCCTGGAACTCCCCTGTGTTGATTCCGGACTGGATGATTGACACGAGATGTGATCGGAGGATCGTATCACTGCGTGTGAACAGCTTTCGATACTCCTCGTTGGTAACACCCCGAGCCCGGAGGGCAACGAGTGTCGCCATGAACTGGCGCTCTTCGTCGTCGAGCTCCGTGGAGAGCATGGACGTAACGAACTCCTCGAGTTGCTCCTGGGGGTTTTCGAGCTCACCACTGGTCTGTTGACTCTCGAAGCCCTCCAGTAGGTACTCCAGACAGCTTCGCACGAGGTCGTCTTTTCCCTCGTAATGCCGGTAGATAAGCGACGGGCTCTTCTCGAACTGTTCACCGATCGATTTGATGGTGATATCGGCGTAGCCGTCAGTACACAGTGCCCTGTACGTTGCCCCAAGGATCTCCTCTTGTGTCGTCGCCGCGTCCGCAAACGGATCTTCAGCCATTGTCACGGTGGTCCACTCTGGGTCGATGGTGACTCTATCTGGATATATAAACAACCAACATCTGTGGAGGTGTGTCCCACCTGTAGCATACTCCAATTTCGATGTCGAGCACGATAAACAAAGTGATTGAATGTTCAATCACAATTCTTAATAATCAGGTCCCAAACAAGTGTGCATGAACGACAGCGTGAAGTCGGTCCAAATGGGGCGTCCTCCCCGACAAGTGAGTAGGTGGTTTCTGTGAAAGCGGATCGACGAACTGCTGTTGCGGTCGCGGCGCTGGTTGTCGTTCTGGCCGCTGTTACCATTGCCGTCCCAGCCGTCCTTGCCCAGCAGTCCGCTCCGGATTCATCGTCCGGCGAGCTGACACGGGGTGAGCCCGACCTCGACGCCTTCCTGCCCGAGCCGGAGCTCAACGCTGGCACCGAGGAATCGATCGAGATTCAGCTGCAAAACCGGGGCGACCTTGATACTGGCACCCAGAGCGAGCGTGTGACGACCGCCCGTGGCCTCTCAGTCGAAGTCGTTGATGAGGGGCCGTTTGACGTGAAGTCGGGCCAGTCCTCGCTGGGGTCGTTACCCGAGGGTGAGAGCATCAGCGCAACACAGCGCATCGAAGCGCCCGATGATCTCGATCCGGGCGAGTACGAGATCACCGTCGAAGCCGACTACGCCTACACGTGGCAGGTGTCGGATAACTCCGGAACGCGCTCGGACAGGACCAACAGTGAACGGTTCGATCTCACGATCGTCGTTCCCGACGAGCCACGGTTTGACATCTCCAATGTTGACACGGACGTCCAGCCTGGCGGGGACGGACCGGCAACACTAACTGTCGAAAACGTCGGCGCACAGGCTGCAAACGCGACGCAGGCGACGATCAGTGGTGGCGGCGGCATAACGGTTGACGGCGGCACTGCCGAAGAGCTACTCGGCGATCTCGAACCGGATGAGTCAGCATCGGTCACGGTTGATGTGGAGATCCCCCAGACGACAAGTGGCGGCGAAAAGCCCATCCAGCTTGACCTTAGCTATCGAGATGGCGCCGGGATCGAACGACAGGCCGGGCCCGAAACGGCCAGTCTCGCTCCGGCAGCCGAACAGCGGTTTGCTATCGATACCATAGAGGATACGCTGTCGGTTGGCTACGACGGCGAGGTCACCGGGAATATCACGAACGAGGGGCCCCGGAACGTTGACGACGCAGTACTGATCGTTGAGCCCCAGAGTGAGTCGCTGTTCATCGAGGATACGCGGTACGCACTGCCCGAACTGGATGCAGGGGAGACAACCTCGTTCAGATATCCGACTGACGTGAGTGGGCAGGCAGATGAAGGGCCACGCCAGCTCCAGTTCACAGTCGAATACGGCTCCGGGGACCGATCGACGGGACAGGATGGCCCGATCTCCCAGCGTGTCGTGGTGGATCCTCGGACTGACGAATTCTCGCTGGATGGCGTAGAGACGACAGTTCGGCAGGGTGAGACTGCAGACCTGATCATAGAAATCACGAACCAGCGGCCCGAAACACTCTCAAATATCGATGCAGCCCTGTACACGGATAGCCCGCTGGAAAGTGAGGACGACGAGGCGTTCGTCCCCTCGCTTGCACCGGATGAGTCCGCCGAGATCCGGTTCGATATGACCGCAGCGGAGAACGCACAGGTCCAGACGTATCCGGTCGAGCTCGACTTCCAGTACGATACCGAGCGTGGTGACACGACTGTCTCCGATACCTACCAGTTCCCGGTCGATGTCGAGGAAGGGGTAGAAGATGATGATGGTGGGCTGCTCGCTCTTCTGTTCCCGATCGGCGGTGTCCTCGCGGCTATCGCCGTTGCTGGAGTCTGGTGGCAGCGGCGGGCAAACAGCTGATGAGTTCAGCAGACACTGATCAGGCGGAGGACTCCCGTCTCACACGGTGGGTCAACACAGCAATCACAACGCGCCCCTGGACGGTCGTTTTCGTCTTCGTTGTGATCACTGCCGTCTTCCTGGGGGCGATCGCCGTCAGCGAGGGCGAAGAGGAGGCCGGTGCCGATCAGTTCACCGAAGGCTCGGACGCACAGGAAGCGTTCGATGAGATCCAAGAGGAGTTCCGGGACGAGGGGCGTGATACCGGCGGGACAACGGCACAGCTGTTCGTGGAGGACGATCGAAACGTCCTCTCGAAGCCGTCGCTGTTACGGATGTTAACCTTCCAGGACCGTATCGAGACCGAAGACGGGTTGCGTGTCGAGTCCTCGACGAGTCCGGCCTCGCTTGTCGCAGAGCAGCTCGATCCCGACGCGACGACAGCTGAAGACAAGTATCGCACGATCGAGCGCACGCCACAGCGCCAGCTCGACCAGGCGATTGCGGACGCCGACGAGACGGCTGGGCTGCCCGTCAGCACGGATTTCAAACCGGAGTCGGGGTCGGCGTCGGTCGCGCAGGTGGCAATCACGTACAATACCCCGCCAAACGCGGAGACGAGTGATACGGCCGATCTCCAGTTCCAGACACAGGATATCGCGGACAGCATTGAGGGATACGAGTCCGGCGAGAACGTCATCCTCTTCGGCGATGCGATCATCGAAGAGGAGACACTTCAGTTGCTCAGCGACACGGCGATCGTCGTCTTCCCCGCGGCGATTATCCTGATCATCTTCTTCCTCGGTGTTGCGTATCGGGATCCGATCGATCTCATGCTGGGGCTCGTCTCCCTCGTACTGACGTTTATCTGGACGTTTGGCTTCATGACGCTCGCCGAGATCCCGTTCTCGGATCAGCTGATCACCGTCTTCGCGCTGTTGCTCGCCGTCGGGATCGACTTCGGAATCCATATTATCAATCGCTATCGGGAAGAACGGGAGCTGGGCAAACAGATCGAGGAGTCGATGCGGATCACCACCCAGCAGCTCCTGATTGCCCTCCTGATCGTTACGCTGACGACCGTGTTTAGCCTGCTGGCGAACCTCATCAGCGATGTCACCCGTGACTTCGGGATCGTCGGCACTGCCGGGATCATCTTTACGTTCCTCATCTTCGGAATCTTCCTCCCCGCCGGGAAGGTGGGCGCTGACACGCTCCGCGAGGGAACGCGATTCCCCGAGTTTGGAACGAGCCCGCTCGGAAAAGAAGACTCCGCGCTGGGGCGAGTGCTCACGGTGGGTGTGACGATCTCGAAAGTCGCCCCAGTGGTGTTTCTCGTCACAGTGCTCGCACTCGGTGTCGGGGCGACCGCGTATGGGACCGGCGTCGATACCGAGTTCGACGAGCAGGCCTTCTTCCCGGACGAGGATCGGATCGAGCAGTACGAGTCGTTGCCCGGACCGCTCCAGCCGGGTGAGTACACGTTCATACAGGTGCTCTCGTATCTCGAAGACGACTTCGAGCAGGGGTTCCAGGACTCGGTGACAATATATGTCGACGACAATGACTTACGATCCGATCGCGGCCTCACGGAGATCGACCGTGCGCTCTACGACCCCGACGATGCCTTCAAGTCCGAGGGGCGGCAGGCTGATGCCGAGTCGATCCTCAGTGTGATCGAGTCCCACGAATCGGCGGATCCCGAGTTCGCCCGAACTGTTCAACGGTACGACGGAAGCGGTGACGGGATCCCGGACCGGAACGTCGACGTGGTGTATGATGATCTGTTCGACTCGCCCGCGGGCGATCAGGCACGGGACCGCTTGACGACCGACCGAACTGGGGCTGTGATCGACGTGCAGGTCGACGTCGATGCCGAACAGGAGGAGGCAGTGGCTGCCGCCCGCGCGCTCGCGGAGGACATGCGTCTCGATGCGACGGCGACCGGACAGCTCGTCATCTTCGAGTCGATCCTCGAAGAGATCACGGATGCGTCGTTGAACAGCCTGCTCGTCGCGTTCGTCCTCACCATGGTCTTTCTGGTGCTTTCGTACTGGTGGCTCGAAGGGCGGGCGGTCTACGGCGTGCTCAACCTCGTCCCGGTGTTGCTCGCCGTGGCGTTGCTGGCCGGGTCGATGCGGGCGTTTGATATCCCACTCTCACCGATCAACGCGCCGATTCTGTCGGTGTCGATCGGGCTTGGCGTCGACTACACCGTCCACTTCATGCACCGCTTTGTCGACGAGTTCGAGGACGGGAAAAGCATACAGGACGCCCTCCAGACGACAGTGCGTGGGACTGGAGGCGCGCTCACCGGCAGCATGCTGACGACGGTGAGTGGCCTCGGGGTGCTGTATCTGGCGTTGATCCCACTGATCATGGAGTTCGGCCTGCTGCTCGCACTGGGTGTCTTCTACGCGTGGCTGAGCTCGGTGCTCGTGTTGCCCTCCGCGATCGTCGTCTGGGATCGCGTCTCGACCGGCGAGTTCGTCCCGTCGTGGCTGGCACGGGCGTGATCCTGATTGTGGCAGGCTACTCCGTCTGATTCTTGCCCGCCTCCTCGATACGCCGGTAGTGCTCGGCGTCAAGTCCGGACTCGCGGGCGGACTGTAACTGTGAGTTGACCAGTCTGTTCTGCTGTGGCCCCCACACCTCCGGCGGTTGCTCCTCGATAAACTCCACCCACCGATGAATTGCGTCCAGCCGGAGCTCCCGGTTGCGCTCGTGTTTCTCGTCCAGTTGGTCACGAAGATCTGAGTCGGTCATACTCCTCCTCGGCGGTGTCTGGAGCTGGGTGTTCGGGATCCAACAGTTACGTACACTGGTGTGAGACAACAGATCCGCTCGCGGTTTATATAGTGAGTCGGACGAATGTCTGACGGTAAGATTTACTTAATTCACCGATATCGTCGACTTCAGGGGTTATGGCACGGTTTACCATGCCCCGAAACCACCACAAAGCATTTATAATCATGGTCTAACTTGTATAACGTACCCCTACCCATGGTACCAGCAGTTGAGTATCACGGTCCGCGTGAGAAAGATGCTGATGCCGACGACAATGAGATAACACAACAACACATGACAAGCAATACAGAATCATATCGCAAAAAGGGACGCGCAGTGTTCCTGGCCGCGATTATGGTACTTTCGATGGTTGCAATGTCCGCATCGTTCGCGGGCGTCGCAGCCGCCAACGAAGCGAGCCTGGAGTTCAATGACCAGGCTGTTGACGGTACTGATATTACCGTCGAGGATGTAACGGCAGATGCAGGTAATTATGTTGTCGTCCACGAGGGCGACGACACTGACGGAGACGTTGTCGGTATCACACAGGTTGGTGATATCGACGGCGAAGACGTAGTGGTCACCGTAGCTGAGGACGACGATGTTGACGGCGAGACAGTTGAAGAGGCCTCGCCTGGCGAGCACACGGTTGAGATCTACGAAGATGTAGATGACCTCAGCGGTGCTCAAGATGTCGATCAGACCGCTACGGTCTTTGGTGGTGTGATCACTTTCGACCCAGCTGATCAGGACGAGCCTGTGACTGAGCTTGAAGTCGATAATGCAATCCTCAATGACGGCGAAGACGCTGACTACTTCGTCTCCATCACCAACGAGGACGGCGATATCCTCGGCGTCAGTGAAGAGCAGACTGGTGACGAGGACGACATTGAAGTTGAACTCGATACGGTCCTCACCCACGAGTCTAGTCCATACGACCTAGACGCCAACGTGCACTTCTCCGATGACGGCGCAGCTGGCGACATGGTCCCACAGGGCGCTGAAACCCTGAGTGACGATGCGACGCTGACGGTCAACGAGGATACGGAAGCTGACATCGCTGGAGAACTCGGCGTTGACGTCTACTACTCCGACTACAGTGATCTGTCCGGATCGCTTGTCTGGAGCGGCCAGGAAATCGCTGTTGACGGCTTCGACAACAACGAAGACGTTCAGCTTCGGACCTACGATGATGGGTCTACAAGCCTTGTTACGGAACTGAGTGCAAATAGCGCTGGTGTCGTAACGGTTGATCTTGACCGTGACGCTGACAACTACTACTTGACTGGTAGTGGCGGTGAGAACGACCCAGATCAGGCTGACACCTTCGAGCTGGCAGTTCAGGACCTCGACGCTGAGTTCGAAGCTGACGAAGTCAGCGACATCACGGATGACTTTGAGCTTGACGTTGAGTCCAACCGTGGCTCCTACGCGCTCGAAGTGTCCGCTGACGGCCTCGACGAAGAGGATCTTGAAGACATCTTCGGCGGCGCTGTCGATAGCGTCGACGAGGATGACGAAACCGTGACGCTCGACCGCGGTAGCGACCGCACGTTCGCGCTTGACTTCACGGGCGTTGACGCTGACGACTACGACTTCGACTTCGACGTTGTCGACACTACGGCCTCCGACAGCGCCTCTGTGACCGTCACCGAGACGGGTGACGAGGAAGTCGAAATTGTCGACGCGGAGCTGATCGATCGCGGTGACGTCTCCGAGATCGAGATCGCTCTCGAAGCAACTGACGAAGGCACCATCATCCTCGGCGACGAGGATGAGGTCGGCTACGAAACCGAAGTCTTCGTTGAGGACAACGATGACCACGACACCATCACGCTCGAGTTCAACAGCTTCACGGCTGGCGGTGATGGTGATTGGGGCGAGCAGTTCGACAGTGAGGATGTCTGGTCCGTTCAGGAAGACGATGTTGACCTGACGGTCGAGGAAGATACGAATCTCAACCGTCCGCTTGCGGCCGGTGACTACGAACTGTTCGCTGAGACCGCTGCTGGTGACGAGACTGACACTGGCTTCGTGACGATCTCGGAGTACAGTGGTCCGTCCGACAGCGCAACTTGGACCGCACCTGCTGACGATAACGCCGAGGACCTCGACGATGTCTTCGGTGACGACGCAGTTGTCAGCCAGACTGACGAGTTCGCACACGGTGATCAGGTCCTCCTGAGCATCGACGACTTCGGTCTGGAAGGCGCTGTTGAACACTTCGACGAAGATGAGCTCGGCGACCTCCTCACCACAGACCGTGATGACGAGGGTGCCGTTCTCAGCTTCCTCGAAGGTGATGTCTCCCCGAACGCTGACCCCGACGTCTGGTACGTTGGTAACGACGACAAGTTCGACGACATCTACGACACCACCGGTGCCGAAGAAGAGATTGACGTCACCATCCTCGAAGACGGTGACGACAACGAGTACGACGGTACGCTCGTCATCTCCGTTGACGAGCCTGCCGAGGAGTTCTACGGTGACGACACCGACGAACTCGACGTTGAGTTCGACGTGAACTACAACGTCTTCGAGGATAGCTTCTTCGCCAGTGACGATGACGCCCTCACGGGCGAATTCGACATTGAGGACCGCGAACTTGAGTGGGACGACTCCGCTGAGGAAGTGCCCGCTCAGGCTGATGCCGAGATGACTGGTGAGACCAACGTTGCAGCTGGCAGCGAGGTCGACACCCGCGCTCGCGCAGCCGGTGTCTTCACGATGACCTCGACCGTTGAAGTCGACGACGACGGTGTCTTCACCGCTGTCTACGACTTCGAGGGCGAGGAAGTTGGACAGACGTTCGACCTCCGCGCACAGGACGGTAGCTTCTCGACTGACTACGAAGACGAGATTGAGTCCACGCTCGTCGAAGCAGAAGAAGAACCTGAGGAAGAAGAAGCCTTCTTCGAGGTCTCTGACCTCAACCCCGAGGACGCTGAAGTTGATCAGGGCGACCTGATCGACGTCTCGGCCACGATCACCAACACTGGTGACGAGGAAGGTACCCAGGACGTCTCCCTCACGCTCGACGGTGACGCCATCGCCACTGAAGAGGTTACCCTCGACGGTGACGAGGACTACACTGTTGAGTTCGAGGATGTCGACACTGCTGAGCTCGACGGCGAGTACGAGCACGGTGTCGCCACCGACGATGACAGTCAGACCGGAACGCTGACCGTCAACGTCGATGAGGACGAGGAAGAAGATGACGACGTCGAAGAAGACGATGACGTCGAAGAAGATGACGACGTCGAAGAGGACGATGACGTCGAGGAACCCGAAGATGACGACGACCAGCCCGGCTTCGGCCTGATGGTCGCTGTCCTCTCGCTCCTCGGTGCTGCACTCCTCGCACGCCGTCGTAACAACAACTAAACTCGACTGACGTAGTCGAGTTCCCTTGCAGTTCCTTTCTTTTGCGTGCTACACCCGAGAGCGGTAGCTACAGCATCGTTTTGTGGCAGTAGCGCGAACAACTGAGCATGCGGGAGATTCGGATCGACGACGAGACGAACGCCCGCCTCGAAGCGCTGCAGGCGGAGATACGATGCCAGACCGGACAATCCATCACGAAACAGGAGTTACTCACGCGAATTCTCGACACTGCCTGCCGGTCACCGAACGAGATCGTCGACTCGTTCCGGGACAGTGCAGTCCCGCTTTCGGCATCCGAGAAAGCAACGATGCGCAGTGGACGGATAGCATCGGGAACTGCGACGGACGAGGATGATATCGACGACATACTGTACTCCGGACCGTGACGTGTTTGCGGATTCCGCCCGTGGCTGGCAGTCGTCAATTTCGCCCCACAAACGTATTAGTGGAGCCGCGCATACGATTGCGTATGACTATCACCCAGGACGAAGACGTTCTCAGGGGTGAGCCACGGATCGAGGGGACTCGAATTGCGGTTCGACAGGTCGCCGACATGGTGATCGACGGCGATCAGTCACCGCCCCACGTTGCTGATCAGCTCGACGTGGCGCTTGCAGCAGTGTACGAGGCACTCTCGTACTATTATGCACACCCCGACACCATGCGAGAGCTCGCACGGGAGAACGCCGACGCGTTCGAGCGGGTTCGCGAAACCGCGCTGAAGCCCAACGTCTCGTGATGGGGCAGTTTTTGATCTGGACCGCCAAGTGAAACAGCTGAAACGTGGTGCGAAAGTGTTAGCGGTCGGGCCGCGGTGCGGTTTCGTACCGCTGGATAGTCTCGGTTTTTTCGATGGTGTTGTATATCTCCCCCAGCGTTTCCTCCGCACGGAGTAGCCCGTGTTCATCCAGGAACTCACGGCCCTCCTCGCTAAGCCCGTAGAACTTGTACGGGAGGTCGTTTTGCCGCTGGTCTTTCGGCAGCGCGACTTCCTCAACGATGCCCTCGGTGACGAGTTTCTGGAGGTGCTGGCGAATCGTCGTCTGACTTTTATCCGGGTTGACGTAGTCCAGTTCCTTCAGCGTCGGCAGTTGGGCAGGATGCCCGAGGATATCCTGAATCAGCGAGAATCGCGTCTCCTGGGTGACGACGTTCAGTCGTTCCCGCACCGTATCGATCCCGCCCGTCGGGTGGTCTGGTGTGCTCATGTACACTA harbors:
- a CDS encoding efflux RND transporter permease subunit translates to MSSADTDQAEDSRLTRWVNTAITTRPWTVVFVFVVITAVFLGAIAVSEGEEEAGADQFTEGSDAQEAFDEIQEEFRDEGRDTGGTTAQLFVEDDRNVLSKPSLLRMLTFQDRIETEDGLRVESSTSPASLVAEQLDPDATTAEDKYRTIERTPQRQLDQAIADADETAGLPVSTDFKPESGSASVAQVAITYNTPPNAETSDTADLQFQTQDIADSIEGYESGENVILFGDAIIEEETLQLLSDTAIVVFPAAIILIIFFLGVAYRDPIDLMLGLVSLVLTFIWTFGFMTLAEIPFSDQLITVFALLLAVGIDFGIHIINRYREERELGKQIEESMRITTQQLLIALLIVTLTTVFSLLANLISDVTRDFGIVGTAGIIFTFLIFGIFLPAGKVGADTLREGTRFPEFGTSPLGKEDSALGRVLTVGVTISKVAPVVFLVTVLALGVGATAYGTGVDTEFDEQAFFPDEDRIEQYESLPGPLQPGEYTFIQVLSYLEDDFEQGFQDSVTIYVDDNDLRSDRGLTEIDRALYDPDDAFKSEGRQADAESILSVIESHESADPEFARTVQRYDGSGDGIPDRNVDVVYDDLFDSPAGDQARDRLTTDRTGAVIDVQVDVDAEQEEAVAAARALAEDMRLDATATGQLVIFESILEEITDASLNSLLVAFVLTMVFLVLSYWWLEGRAVYGVLNLVPVLLAVALLAGSMRAFDIPLSPINAPILSVSIGLGVDYTVHFMHRFVDEFEDGKSIQDALQTTVRGTGGALTGSMLTTVSGLGVLYLALIPLIMEFGLLLALGVFYAWLSSVLVLPSAIVVWDRVSTGEFVPSWLARA
- a CDS encoding BGTF surface domain-containing protein — encoded protein: MTSNTESYRKKGRAVFLAAIMVLSMVAMSASFAGVAAANEASLEFNDQAVDGTDITVEDVTADAGNYVVVHEGDDTDGDVVGITQVGDIDGEDVVVTVAEDDDVDGETVEEASPGEHTVEIYEDVDDLSGAQDVDQTATVFGGVITFDPADQDEPVTELEVDNAILNDGEDADYFVSITNEDGDILGVSEEQTGDEDDIEVELDTVLTHESSPYDLDANVHFSDDGAAGDMVPQGAETLSDDATLTVNEDTEADIAGELGVDVYYSDYSDLSGSLVWSGQEIAVDGFDNNEDVQLRTYDDGSTSLVTELSANSAGVVTVDLDRDADNYYLTGSGGENDPDQADTFELAVQDLDAEFEADEVSDITDDFELDVESNRGSYALEVSADGLDEEDLEDIFGGAVDSVDEDDETVTLDRGSDRTFALDFTGVDADDYDFDFDVVDTTASDSASVTVTETGDEEVEIVDAELIDRGDVSEIEIALEATDEGTIILGDEDEVGYETEVFVEDNDDHDTITLEFNSFTAGGDGDWGEQFDSEDVWSVQEDDVDLTVEEDTNLNRPLAAGDYELFAETAAGDETDTGFVTISEYSGPSDSATWTAPADDNAEDLDDVFGDDAVVSQTDEFAHGDQVLLSIDDFGLEGAVEHFDEDELGDLLTTDRDDEGAVLSFLEGDVSPNADPDVWYVGNDDKFDDIYDTTGAEEEIDVTILEDGDDNEYDGTLVISVDEPAEEFYGDDTDELDVEFDVNYNVFEDSFFASDDDALTGEFDIEDRELEWDDSAEEVPAQADAEMTGETNVAAGSEVDTRARAAGVFTMTSTVEVDDDGVFTAVYDFEGEEVGQTFDLRAQDGSFSTDYEDEIESTLVEAEEEPEEEEAFFEVSDLNPEDAEVDQGDLIDVSATITNTGDEEGTQDVSLTLDGDAIATEEVTLDGDEDYTVEFEDVDTAELDGEYEHGVATDDDSQTGTLTVNVDEDEEEDDDVEEDDDVEEDDDVEEDDDVEEPEDDDDQPGFGLMVAVLSLLGAALLARRRNNN
- a CDS encoding DUF433 domain-containing protein: MTITQDEDVLRGEPRIEGTRIAVRQVADMVIDGDQSPPHVADQLDVALAAVYEALSYYYAHPDTMRELARENADAFERVRETALKPNVS
- a CDS encoding transcriptional regulator, which codes for MSTPDHPTGGIDTVRERLNVVTQETRFSLIQDILGHPAQLPTLKELDYVNPDKSQTTIRQHLQKLVTEGIVEEVALPKDQRQNDLPYKFYGLSEEGREFLDEHGLLRAEETLGEIYNTIEKTETIQRYETAPRPDR